The proteins below come from a single Capricornis sumatraensis isolate serow.1 chromosome 14, serow.2, whole genome shotgun sequence genomic window:
- the LOC138090542 gene encoding dynein axonemal heavy chain 14-like, translating into METFRPNDLTPVNKDRNKDKGNSKPRVLKHEEENYFQDVLPSGNRPAGKETLKHKTFGTISVPLKSEKVEEPNDDDVICHIIRLREKLGWQTVLPQHSLEYRCFKTATQKILLKEPLKDDGEFVYCLLRKNSKAFYNPYDLYVVSAHRARHCKEFWIITASFISKVTKIGGKEEIELIPTLEWLLERRCYYLLQQFKIFSNFR; encoded by the exons ATGGAGACATTCAGACCCAATGATTTGACACCAGTAAATAAAGACAGGAACAAGGATAAAGGAAACTCAAAACCAAG AGTTTTAAAACATGAAGAAGAAAACTATTTTCAAGATGTTCTACCATCAGGGAATCGACCAGCAGGAAAGGAGACACTGAAACATAAAACGTTTGGAACAATCTCTGTACCCTTGAAGTCAGAGAAAGTAGAAGA ACCAAATGATGATGATGTGATATGTCATATTATTAGACTAAGAGAAAAACTTGGTTGGCAAACAGTATTACCACAGCACAGTTTGGAATACAGATGTTTCAAAACTGCAACTCAGAAGATACTTCTAAAg GAACCTTTGAAAGATGATGGAGAATTTGTATATTGCCTCCTTAGAAAAAATTCTAAAGCTTTTTATAATCCATATGATCTTTACGTAGTCTCTGCCCACAGAGCTAGACATTGCAAAGAATTTTGGATTATTACTGCTTCATTTATCTCAAAG GTTACTAAAATAGGtggtaaagaagaaatagaacttATACCTACTTTGGAATGGCTACTAGAAAGAAGATGTTACTATTTATTACAGCAATTCAAGATATTTTCCAATTTTCGGTGA